One genomic region from Campylobacter sp. RM5004 encodes:
- a CDS encoding TonB-dependent receptor, with the protein MKRKLSLIAIVSLVYANEIDIGEIDVNKPMNEVNKGEYSKYSSYKEYNFSDTEPNKRIDESIKQNSNINLNMGDNISTNKAEISPKDFSINAAPFYQNAFLVNGMSFDNAIDPAGNQNINASSLWRAPVMGAQGSVININILKSLKILDSNISAKYGNFEGGVIDTKLKDPTKKFGARISTSYTDGNLNKIIIDEENRADYETSRGKNINNNFVKQNQNIYLESRFSDDYGILFDYSRTTSTIKMPTKREVLAQGYFYPNQSRRNENFLLKGFIALDNHIIRPSVIYAPSVYKGFLEGVIDSNLEAKFGGIISSVELFSEFDGFNITQNLGYSIQDSARYFDKNMKFGFFTNEVANWGTSTFSMKGGYGDIKERTKELNYKLDLESDVKEFKNTEHTFYAGLELSHKKASYETLKHLAEYYNPTILPAGVVCKDGDVFCLMGDVVDRKGNTGAGQYLTRATFTPEFKTGISATNFDLYLEDDIKYKRFNLRLGARGSYDGIIKKFNVAPRITSEFDLLGDESNFFGAGYNRYYGKNFFAYKLYDNIYSYTQFLSRTDYAEEFKQTGGKKNMYNFNELKRSFNDEFSVFYRGEFKNTKFSLKYLKRLGKNQVVLSDKETLGLADIDDENLSKNYKVYTNLGTSKADIISLDIANAKSIEIFNTLNDFSLSASYTKKKSDFKDYRSDERDRNNQVKYNGEIIAQKDLPIIDYYDKYKITFLYNLNIPDYGLGIANLFTFTPSKKALISNYNRAERIREYELIKLNDHFTWDMNIAYKYKMKKDVEFFANVNIENLLNTKNKINASKKDDKLIYDYASGRSIMLEVGLNY; encoded by the coding sequence ATGAAAAGAAAACTATCTTTAATCGCTATTGTTTCATTAGTATATGCAAACGAGATTGATATAGGTGAAATTGATGTAAATAAGCCTATGAATGAAGTTAATAAAGGTGAATATTCAAAATATTCAAGTTATAAAGAATATAATTTCAGTGATACAGAGCCAAATAAAAGAATAGATGAAAGTATCAAGCAAAACTCAAATATTAATTTAAATATGGGGGATAATATTTCTACAAACAAAGCAGAAATCAGCCCAAAAGACTTTAGTATAAATGCAGCGCCGTTTTATCAAAACGCATTTTTAGTAAATGGAATGAGCTTTGATAATGCAATTGATCCAGCAGGTAATCAAAACATAAACGCCTCATCACTTTGGAGAGCACCTGTTATGGGGGCTCAAGGTAGCGTAATTAATATAAATATTTTAAAAAGTTTAAAGATTTTAGATAGCAATATCAGTGCAAAATACGGCAATTTTGAAGGTGGTGTAATTGATACTAAGCTAAAAGATCCTACGAAAAAATTCGGAGCTAGAATATCTACAAGCTATACAGATGGTAATCTTAATAAAATCATAATAGATGAAGAAAATAGAGCTGATTATGAAACAAGTCGTGGCAAAAACATAAATAATAATTTTGTAAAACAAAATCAAAATATTTATTTAGAAAGTCGTTTTAGCGATGATTATGGAATTTTGTTTGATTACTCAAGGACAACTTCAACGATAAAAATGCCAACAAAAAGAGAAGTTTTAGCACAAGGATATTTTTATCCTAATCAAAGCAGAAGAAATGAAAACTTTTTATTAAAAGGCTTTATCGCTTTAGATAATCACATAATTAGACCTAGCGTTATCTATGCTCCTAGCGTTTATAAAGGCTTTTTAGAAGGAGTTATTGATTCTAATTTAGAGGCTAAATTTGGCGGGATAATTTCTAGCGTTGAGCTTTTTAGTGAATTTGATGGCTTTAATATCACTCAAAATTTAGGCTATAGTATTCAAGATAGTGCGAGATATTTTGATAAAAATATGAAATTTGGCTTTTTTACAAACGAGGTTGCAAACTGGGGAACAAGTACTTTTTCTATGAAAGGTGGATATGGCGATATTAAAGAGCGAACAAAAGAATTAAATTATAAGCTTGATTTAGAAAGCGATGTAAAAGAGTTTAAAAATACAGAACATACTTTCTATGCAGGACTTGAGTTAAGTCATAAAAAAGCTAGTTATGAAACCTTAAAACATTTAGCAGAATACTATAATCCTACTATTTTACCTGCTGGCGTGGTTTGTAAAGATGGCGATGTGTTTTGCTTGATGGGTGATGTAGTAGATAGAAAAGGAAACACAGGAGCAGGGCAGTATCTAACAAGAGCAACTTTTACTCCGGAATTTAAAACAGGAATTAGTGCAACTAATTTTGATTTATATTTAGAAGATGATATTAAATACAAAAGATTTAATCTAAGATTAGGTGCAAGGGGAAGTTATGATGGCATTATTAAAAAGTTTAATGTAGCTCCTAGAATTACAAGTGAGTTTGATTTATTAGGCGATGAAAGCAATTTCTTTGGAGCTGGATATAATAGGTATTATGGTAAGAATTTCTTCGCATATAAGCTATATGATAATATTTATTCTTATACGCAGTTTTTAAGTAGAACCGATTATGCTGAAGAGTTTAAGCAAACTGGCGGTAAGAAGAATATGTATAATTTTAATGAGTTAAAACGCTCATTTAATGATGAGTTTAGCGTATTTTATAGGGGTGAGTTTAAAAACACAAAGTTTAGTTTAAAATACTTAAAAAGATTAGGAAAAAATCAAGTGGTTTTAAGTGATAAAGAAACTTTAGGCTTAGCTGATATTGATGATGAAAATTTATCAAAAAATTATAAAGTTTATACTAATTTAGGCACTTCAAAAGCTGATATTATAAGCCTTGATATTGCAAATGCAAAAAGTATTGAAATCTTTAATACCTTAAATGATTTTAGTTTAAGTGCAAGTTATACAAAGAAAAAATCAGATTTTAAAGACTATAGAAGCGATGAAAGAGATAGAAATAATCAAGTTAAATACAATGGCGAAATAATCGCTCAAAAAGACCTTCCGATAATTGATTATTACGATAAATACAAAATCACTTTTTTATATAATTTAAACATTCCTGATTATGGTTTAGGAATTGCAAATTTATTTACATTTACGCCTAGCAAGAAGGCTTTAATTTCTAATTACAATAGAGCCGAACGCATAAGAGAATATGAGCTAATTAAGCTAAACGATCACTTTACTTGGGATATGAATATTGCTTATAAGTACAAGATGAAAAAAGATGTTGAGTTTTTTGCGAATGTAAATATTGAAAACTTATTAAATACAAAAAACAAAATAAACGCAAGCAAAAAAGACGATAAGCTAATATATGATTATGCAAGCGGAAGAAGCATAATGCTAGAAGTTGGATTAAATTATTAA
- a CDS encoding flagellin: MSNSFQTPPTLSAHANASMNNRAIDSSLSKLNSGFRINSAADDASGMAIADSLRSQASSLGKAIMNANDAIGIIQTADKAMDEQIKILETIKNKAIQSAQDGQTTETRKALQADISRLMEELDNIGNTTSFNGQKLLSGTFSNKEFQIGAYSNETVKASIGATTSDKIGLTRFETGHNVRAADLTGSVSVTFKNVDGINDVTIEKVQLTNGKGDTSATTGLGALAEAINKASDKTGIKASVTAQTVFEQPIKAGETTSNFSINGVKIGTVNVQEKDANGALRAAINAVKDQTGVEASVDTKGRLVLANRDGRGIKVEDNVTTNKPTTDMHSLVTQGATGNPNAKKGVDFNTAATWTTAAGTPAGGSILIKENSFADVKNAHGVQDALIYKDGTTKAVNNSVPYQELKKIQDAQSGALDTLKDKLKDIIKTNILDKSAATGQGTQKATLDGHALTAIKAIDNSANLNAISTALTTLDGNLGTVNTTITGATQDAFQTAFASAVKDFVIATDSAAKEAQKNLRESGADVTAGAAQTLNNQLNTLLAGTAAALDTTTGLGQANAANAFAAIATYAGIDNTFNTTGTQALQGREVDFTNLAAEKIGALNLAVNTAGTSGIEKEITDLFNDLKTQKTIDGANSTIDKINQKLDKLIDAADGKTMDTKEAQEGMVAHSFKQFFAGLKAGINEPTKAGLSSIVGLDTTNSTNMGRLSLVANNGRDIQVEVKDANGFTTNSAIGYDKNVSEATVSLRETNATINKAQADAMGFNANEWQAGDNGDNQNGYAAGVMTLKGAQAMMNIAETAQKALEAIRSDLGSVQNQLVSTVNNISVTQVNVKAAESNIRDVDFAEESATFSKHQILAQSGVYAMSQANAVQQNVMRLLQ; this comes from the coding sequence ATTTCAAATTCTTTTCAAACTCCTCCCACATTAAGCGCTCACGCTAATGCTTCTATGAACAATAGAGCTATTGATAGCTCACTTTCAAAGCTAAACTCAGGTTTTAGAATTAATAGTGCTGCTGATGATGCTTCAGGTATGGCAATTGCAGATAGCTTAAGAAGTCAAGCTAGTTCACTTGGTAAGGCTATTATGAATGCTAATGATGCTATTGGTATTATTCAAACAGCTGATAAGGCTATGGATGAGCAAATTAAAATACTTGAAACTATTAAGAATAAAGCTATTCAATCAGCTCAAGATGGTCAAACAACTGAGACAAGAAAGGCGCTTCAAGCTGATATTTCAAGACTTATGGAAGAGCTTGATAATATTGGTAATACTACATCATTTAACGGTCAAAAGCTACTATCTGGAACGTTTTCAAATAAGGAGTTTCAAATTGGTGCTTATTCAAATGAGACTGTTAAGGCTAGTATTGGGGCAACTACAAGTGATAAGATTGGTTTAACTAGGTTTGAGACTGGGCATAATGTGAGGGCGGCGGATTTGACGGGTAGTGTAAGTGTTACCTTTAAAAACGTTGATGGTATCAATGATGTAACTATTGAAAAGGTTCAATTAACTAATGGTAAAGGTGATACTAGTGCTACTACAGGTCTAGGTGCACTAGCAGAAGCAATTAACAAGGCTAGTGATAAGACAGGGATTAAAGCAAGTGTAACTGCTCAAACAGTGTTTGAACAACCTATTAAAGCAGGTGAGACTACTTCAAACTTCTCAATTAATGGCGTTAAGATTGGAACAGTAAATGTTCAAGAAAAAGATGCTAACGGTGCTTTAAGAGCAGCTATTAATGCTGTAAAAGATCAAACAGGGGTTGAAGCTTCTGTAGATACTAAAGGAAGACTTGTTTTAGCTAACAGAGATGGTAGAGGTATTAAGGTTGAGGATAATGTAACAACAAATAAACCTACAACTGATATGCATAGCCTTGTAACACAAGGAGCAACAGGAAATCCTAACGCAAAAAAAGGAGTAGATTTTAATACAGCTGCTACTTGGACAACCGCAGCAGGAACTCCAGCAGGTGGTTCAATATTGATTAAAGAAAACTCGTTTGCAGATGTTAAGAATGCTCATGGAGTGCAAGATGCATTAATTTATAAAGACGGAACAACAAAAGCGGTTAATAACTCAGTTCCATATCAAGAATTAAAGAAAATACAAGATGCACAATCAGGAGCTCTAGATACATTAAAAGATAAATTAAAAGATATTATTAAAACTAATATTTTAGATAAATCTGCAGCTACAGGTCAAGGAACACAAAAAGCGACTTTAGATGGTCATGCATTAACTGCTATTAAAGCAATTGATAATTCGGCAAATTTAAATGCTATCAGCACAGCATTAACAACTTTAGATGGTAATTTAGGTACAGTTAATACTACAATAACAGGGGCAACTCAAGATGCATTTCAAACTGCATTTGCAAGTGCTGTTAAAGATTTTGTAATAGCAACCGATTCAGCAGCTAAAGAAGCTCAGAAAAATTTAAGAGAATCAGGTGCTGACGTTACAGCAGGTGCTGCACAAACATTAAATAATCAACTAAATACATTATTAGCAGGAACTGCGGCTGCTTTAGATACGACTACAGGTTTAGGACAAGCAAATGCTGCCAACGCATTTGCTGCAATTGCAACTTATGCTGGTATTGATAATACTTTTAACACAACAGGAACTCAAGCTTTACAGGGTAGAGAAGTAGATTTTACAAATCTTGCTGCAGAAAAAATAGGTGCTTTAAACCTTGCAGTAAATACCGCTGGAACTTCTGGAATTGAAAAAGAAATTACAGACTTGTTTAATGATTTAAAAACCCAAAAAACAATAGATGGAGCTAACTCAACTATAGATAAAATAAATCAAAAATTAGACAAACTAATTGATGCAGCTGATGGTAAAACTATGGATACTAAAGAAGCTCAAGAAGGTATGGTAGCTCATTCATTTAAGCAATTCTTTGCTGGACTTAAAGCTGGTATAAATGAGCCTACTAAAGCTGGTTTATCAAGTATCGTTGGCTTAGATACAACTAACTCAACTAATATGGGAAGACTTAGTCTAGTTGCAAACAACGGTAGAGATATTCAAGTTGAAGTTAAAGATGCTAATGGCTTTACTACAAACTCAGCTATCGGCTATGATAAGAACGTTAGTGAAGCTACAGTTTCACTAAGAGAGACAAACGCTACTATTAATAAAGCTCAAGCTGATGCAATGGGCTTTAATGCTAATGAATGGCAAGCAGGAGATAATGGCGATAACCAAAACGGCTACGCAGCAGGTGTTATGACACTAAAAGGTGCACAAGCTATGATGAACATTGCTGAAACAGCTCAAAAAGCTCTTGAAGCAATTCGTTCAGACCTTGGTTCTGTTCAAAACCAACTTGTTTCAACTGTAAATAATATTTCAGTTACTCAAGTAAACGTTAAAGCTGCTGAAAGTAATATTAGAGATGTTGACTTTGCAGAAGAAAGTGCTACATTTAGTAAGCACCAAATACTAGCTCAATCAGGTGTTTATGCAATGAGCCAAGCTAACGCTGTTCAACAAAACGTAATGAGATTATTACAGTAG
- a CDS encoding 3'-5' exonuclease produces MKYILFDTETTGNGELDRIIQVGAMVLDSEKYETKDIEYAENLFDSIKERDVLIYDELCSCDQEIAYEAMEVHNITPEMLINKPKFHETKFAKMLNEYNSNENYLIAHNIKFDLGMLEKEGFKNNYKLIDTYKCVKAIFPDFNHHRLQYLRYFLGLYKIEQAEAKRLGIIIKAHDAIGDVLVMKLLLDELLKHKSYEELHEITKLPIVSTKFGFGKYKGKSFDEVRAIDNGYLLWAMNNLDDEDLKYSIKKFLGLL; encoded by the coding sequence ATGAAATATATTTTGTTTGACACTGAAACTACTGGAAATGGCGAGCTTGATAGGATAATTCAAGTTGGAGCTATGGTGCTAGATAGTGAAAAATACGAAACAAAAGACATTGAATATGCCGAAAATCTTTTTGATAGTATCAAAGAAAGAGATGTTTTAATTTATGATGAATTATGTAGCTGCGATCAAGAAATTGCTTATGAAGCTATGGAAGTGCATAACATAACTCCTGAAATGCTTATAAATAAGCCGAAATTTCACGAAACAAAATTCGCAAAAATGCTAAATGAATATAATTCAAACGAAAATTATTTAATAGCACATAATATTAAATTTGATTTAGGAATGCTAGAAAAAGAAGGCTTTAAAAACAATTATAAATTAATTGATACTTATAAATGCGTTAAGGCGATTTTCCCTGATTTTAATCATCACAGATTGCAATATTTAAGATATTTTTTAGGACTTTATAAAATTGAGCAAGCCGAAGCAAAAAGACTAGGAATAATTATAAAAGCTCATGATGCAATAGGCGATGTTTTGGTTATGAAATTATTATTAGATGAATTATTAAAGCACAAAAGTTATGAAGAACTGCACGAAATTACAAAACTTCCTATTGTTAGCACAAAATTTGGCTTTGGCAAATACAAAGGCAAAAGCTTTGATGAGGTTAGGGCTATTGATAATGGCTATTTATTATGGGCTATGAATAATTTAGATGATGAAGATTTAAAATACTCAATTAAGAAATTTTTAGGCTTATTATAG